In one Epinephelus lanceolatus isolate andai-2023 chromosome 19, ASM4190304v1, whole genome shotgun sequence genomic region, the following are encoded:
- the edf1 gene encoding endothelial differentiation-related factor 1 homolog encodes MAESDWDTVTVLRKKGPTAAQAKSKQAITAAMRRGEDVETSKKWSAGQNKQHVVTKNTSKLDRETEELHHDRVSLEVGKVIQQGRQEKGLTQKDLATKINEKPQVIADYECGRAIPNNQVMGKIERAIGLKLRGKDIGQPLEPKTKKK; translated from the exons ATGGCAGAGAGTGACTGGGACACCGTGACTGTGTTGAGGAAGAAGGGGCCGACCGCCGCTCAGGCCAAATCCAAGCAG gCTATCACAGCTGCTATGAGACGTGGGGAGGATGTTGAGACATCAAAGAAAT GGTCTGCAGGGcaaaacaaacagcatgttGTGACTAAGAACACATCCAAGCTGGACCGGGAGACAGAGGAGCTACACCATGACAGGGTTTCTCTGGAGGTGGGCAAGGTTATTCAGCAAGGCAGACAGGAAAAAGGTCTCACCCAGAAAGACCTGGCCACT AAAATTAATGAGAAGCCTCAAGTCATTGCAGACTACGAGTGCGGAAGAGCAATTCCCAACAACCAGGTCATGGGCAAGATCGAGAGAGCAATTG GGCTGAAACTGCGTGGGAAGGATATTGGCCAACCCCTGGAGCCAAAGACCAAGAAGAAATGA
- the LOC144458756 gene encoding uncharacterized protein LOC144458756 has protein sequence MATKGGVRPDEGLMMMQELDDRLKEQIDKLEHVRLAAVELKENLSGSNGDLSQSIADHLDWLNHLSEQVETLHMNTSVFVQMNPKPRAWAGKQSSKHGYRFGRLHPAEDAQSEFGWSPIRTRRNSDAASEMSCNW, from the exons ATGGCGACCAAGGGCGGCGTCAGGCCCGATGAAGGCCTGATGATGATGCAGGAGCTTGATGACCGGCTGAAAGAGCAGATTGACAAACTGGAGCATGTTCGCCTGGCTGCTGTTGAACTGAAGGAGAACTTGTCTGGG AGCAACGGTGATCTTTCCCAGTCTATCGCTGACCATCTGGACTGGTTGAATCACTTGTCAGAGCAAGTAGAGACTCTTCACATGAACACAagtgtttttgttcag ATGAATCCCAAGCCTCGTGCATGGGCGGGAAAACAGAGTTCCAAACATGGCTACCGCTTCGGACGTCTCCACCCAGCTGAGGACGCCCAGTCGGAGTTTGGCTGGTCCCCCATCCGCACACGACGTAACAGTGACGCTGCTTCTGAAATGTCTTGTAACTGGTGA